The Streptococcus equi subsp. equi nucleotide sequence TAGCGGCGGAGCCATTGAGGGAATTGGCTTTGCTATTCCATCAAGCGATGTTGTCACCATTATTAACCAACTAGAGTCTAACGGAGCTGTTATCAGACCAGCCTTAGGCATTACAATGGTAAACTTAAGTAATCTATCAACCAATGCATTGATTCAATTGAATATTCCAACAAGCGTTACCAGCGGTGTTGTCGTAGCCTCTACTCAAGATGGCATGCCTGCTCTTGGTAAATTGGAGCAGTATGATGTCATTACTGAGGTTGACGGTAAAGAAGTCAGCTCAATTAGTGACCTACAAAGTGTCTTATATAGTCATGAGATTAACGACACCATTAAGGTAACCTTCTACAGAGGAACTGCTAAGAAGAAAGTTGACATCAAATTAACAAAAACAACTAAGGATCTAACTAAAAAGCAGTAAACATTGGGTATCCCCGTGAGATTGAGTCCGAGACGATGGTCGCGGGCTCTTGCTCTTTTATCCCGTATGTATCTCTAATAACCGTTAAGCTACCACTATTTCCCTTTTGAGAGGCTTATATGACAGAAATCCTAATGCACATTCCTATCGAGGATATTGTGGCAAATCCTTATCAACCACGTCTTCAATTTAATCAAAAAGAGCTTGAAGAGCTGGCACATTCCATTCAGGCTAATGGTTTGATTCAACCAATCATTGTCAGAAAATCTGATGTATTTGGCTATGAATTAGTCGCTGGAGAACGACGCTTTAAAGCAGCCAAGCTGGCAGGACTTCAAAAGATTCCAGCAATTGTTAAGGAAATCTCTACTCTTGAGAGCATGCAGCAGGCCATCGTAGAAAACCTACAGCGCTCAAATTTAAATGCTATTGAAGAGGCTAAGGCCTATCAATTACTTATTGATAAAAATAAGATGACCCATGAGGACATCGCGACATACATGGGAAAATCACGCCCTTATATCAGCAACACCATCAGACTGCTGCAATTACCAGACGTTATTAGACAAGCGATTGAGGACGGTACCATTAGCGCCGGCCATGCAAGAGCTTTATTATCCTTGTCAACACCAAAAGAGCAGGAGCTTTATTTTCACAACATTCTGGATCAAGGCTTAAGCGTTAGGCAAATCGAACAGCTGGTAAAGACTAAGCATCCCCCAAAAAAAGAAACAAACATAAAACCATTTTTGTGAAGTCTTTAGAAAAAGAGCTCTCAAAATCATTAGGATTACCTGTGGCATTGTCTCTCCAAAAAAATGAC carries:
- the parB_2 gene encoding chromosome partitioning protein, which translates into the protein MTEILMHIPIEDIVANPYQPRLQFNQKELEELAHSIQANGLIQPIIVRKSDVFGYELVAGERRFKAAKLAGLQKIPAIVKEISTLESMQQAIVENLQRSNLNAIEEAKAYQLLIDKNKMTHEDIATYMGKSRPYISNTIRLLQLPDVIRQAIEDGTISAGHARALLSLSTPKEQELYFHNILDQGLSVRQIEQLVKTKHPPKKETNIKPFL